The following proteins are co-located in the Melanotaenia boesemani isolate fMelBoe1 chromosome 5, fMelBoe1.pri, whole genome shotgun sequence genome:
- the nat8l gene encoding N-acetylaspartate synthetase, with amino-acid sequence MHCSSPKMVCETKIVADEHDAIPGTKKESMMWSSPASSVALNPAEAKDVRNNAVFIREFEREDQEEVRRIFYEGIMERIPNTAFRGIKQQPKTQFLYALLTVMCFFMTKSVTLTCCAPLILMGARYYYSRKVIHTYLDCALHTDMADIEAYYMKPTGSCFWVAVLDGRVVGIVAAQGHEEDNTVELRRMSVDSRYRGKGIAKALGRRVLEYAMRNNYAAVVLGTTAVKLAAHKLYESLGFRRTGQSEDYRLPGMSRSPLERLFFQIRHSRYRLQLREE; translated from the exons ATGCATTGTTCGTCTCCCAAAATGGTTTGCGAGACTAAAATTGTTGCGGATGAACACGATGCTATACCTGGGACCAAAAAAGAGTCGATGATGTGGAGCTCTCCAGCCTCTAGCGTGGCTCTTAACCCAGCTGAGGCGAAGGATGTGAGAAATAATGCGGTTTTTATCCGCGAGTTTGAGCGCGAGGATCAAGAGGAGGTGCGGCGCATCTTTTACGAGGGTATCATGGAGCGGATACCCAACACGGCGTTTAGGGGGATCAAACAGCAGCCCAAGACCCAATTTTTATATGCTCTTCTGACAG TAATGTGCTTTTTCATGACCAAATCTGTCACGCTGACCTGCTGTGCACCCCTGATTCTCATGGGTGCGCGCTACTACTACAGCAGGAAAGTTATCCACACTTATCTGGACTGTGCTCTGCACACGGACATGGCTGATATAGAGGCTTATTACATGAAACCCACAG GGTCTTGCTTCTGGGTGGCAGTGCTTGATGGACGGGTGGTTGGCATTGTCGCGGCGCAGGGTCACGAGGAGGACAACACCGTGGAGCTGCGACGCATGTCGGTGGACTCCCGCTACCGTGGTAAAGGCATCGCCAAGGCGCTGGGTCGTCGTGTTCTGGAGTACGCCATGCGCAACAACTACGCCGCCGTGGTCCTCGGCACAACGGCCGTCAAGTTGGCCGCCCACAAGCTGTACGAGTCGCTGGGCTTCCGCAGAACGGGCCAGAGCGAGGACTACAGGCTACCCGGCATGAGCCGCTCGCCGCTGGAGAGGCTCTTCTTCCAGATCCGCCACAGCCGCTACCGCCTGCAGCTTCGTGAGGAGTGA
- the c5h4orf48 gene encoding neuropeptide-like protein C4orf48 homolog yields the protein MACSGYVQAAVVFLAVQLVCLGAADADQETGTVIPAESRPCVDCHAFEFMQRALQDLKKTAFNLDARTETLVLRAERRALCDCMPINSLR from the exons ATGGCATGCAGTGGATATGTACAGGCAGCGGTGGTCTTTCTGGCGGTCCAGCTCGTCTGTCTCGGTGCAGCTGATGCGGATCAGGAGACAGGGACCGTCATCCCAGCCGAAA GCCGCCCTTGTGTGGACTGTCATGCCTTTGAGTTCATGCAGAGAGCACTGCAAGATCtaaagaaaacagctttcaACCTTGATGCCAGG acAGAGACGCTGGTGCTGAGGGCGGAGAGGAGGGCTCTGTGTGACTGTATGCCCATCAACTCACTGCGCTGA